One Streptomyces dangxiongensis genomic window, ACGCGTGGGAGTCCTCGGAGCCGCATCCATCGCCTGGCGGCGGGTCGTGCCCGCGATGACGGCCTGTCCGGACGTCGATGTCGTCGCCGTGGCCTCCAGGGACCCGCGGCGGGCGCGCCGGTTCGCCGACCGCTTCGGCTGTGCGGCCGTCACCGGGTACGAGGCACTGCTGGAACGCACGGACATCGAGGCGGTGTACGTTCCGCTGCCCGCGGCACTGCACCACACGTGGGCGGCCCGCGCGCTGGCGGCCGGCCGGCACGTGCTGATCGAGAAACCCATGGCCACGACGGCCGAGGAGGCCCGGGAACTGACCGCGCTCGCCGAGAGCCGCGGCCTGGTGCTGCGGGAGAACTTCATGTTCCTCCACCACCCGCGCCACCGGGCCGTCACCGAGCTGCTGCGGGACGGACGGATCGGCCGCCTCCGCATGCTGCACGCGTCGTTCTGCGTCCCCCCGCTCCCCCCCGACGACATCCGGTACACACTCGGGCTGGGGGGTGGCGCGCTGCTGGACACGGGCGTCTACCCGCTGCGGACCGCGGTGCACTTCCTGGGGCGGGGGCTGCGGGTGACCGGCGCCACCCTGCGGACCCGGCCGCGCGACGGACTGGACCTCTCCGGGCAGGTCCTGCTGGCCGCCGACTCGGGCGTCCTCGCCTCGCTGGACTTCGGTTTCGAGCACGGCTACGGGGCGCGGTACGCGTTGTGGGGCGACCGGGCGCGTCTGACCGCGGACCAGACCGTCAGCCCGCCGGCCGAGCTGCGGACGCAGCTACGGATCGAGGAACAGGACCGGGAGGAACGGCTCCTGCTGCCGCCCGCCGACCAGTTCCTGGCCTGCGTCACGGAATTCGCCGCGGCGATCCGCGGACCGGTCGCCTCCCGCGGTACCGGCCGGGACCCGTGGCACGCGGACGCCGTGGCCACACTGGAGCTGGTGGACGCGGTCCGGGAACGGGCCGTGCGGGTGCCGTGCGAGGGGGACGGTCCGCAGAACGCGTGACCCGGAGCGCTCCCCGGACGCCGAGGGGCCCGCGTGCGCGGGCCCCTCGCCACGGGTGCCGGGTCCCCCGACGCGGCGCGGCGTGGTGAGCCCGGGACCGGGCCGGTTGTCCACGTCGCGTCGTACGGCCTCCCACCGGCGACAGGCCGGGGAACCCG contains:
- a CDS encoding Gfo/Idh/MocA family protein, with protein sequence MTHDHGTPPVRVGVLGAASIAWRRVVPAMTACPDVDVVAVASRDPRRARRFADRFGCAAVTGYEALLERTDIEAVYVPLPAALHHTWAARALAAGRHVLIEKPMATTAEEARELTALAESRGLVLRENFMFLHHPRHRAVTELLRDGRIGRLRMLHASFCVPPLPPDDIRYTLGLGGGALLDTGVYPLRTAVHFLGRGLRVTGATLRTRPRDGLDLSGQVLLAADSGVLASLDFGFEHGYGARYALWGDRARLTADQTVSPPAELRTQLRIEEQDREERLLLPPADQFLACVTEFAAAIRGPVASRGTGRDPWHADAVATLELVDAVRERAVRVPCEGDGPQNA